The proteins below are encoded in one region of Thioalkalivibrio sp. K90mix:
- a CDS encoding DUF4124 domain-containing protein: MSGGRKRGSVWWHGVFWGTLALVLALPAHADIYRWVDDGGTVHYSNTPQPEASQRERRVFDSHGLMREIIPAPPTAEEREQARAEQERAQQELEAARQARADRVARERQLRQAYENLDEIEELRARREAAIGGDIARSEAQEITLLRERERIRRQYESSESASARARFEVQLEDLEVRIDRERAYRRGQEDRLAAIQQRLDLDREDYQRLVGNGEG, translated from the coding sequence ATGTCAGGGGGCAGAAAGCGCGGTTCCGTGTGGTGGCACGGTGTTTTTTGGGGGACGTTGGCACTGGTGCTGGCGCTGCCGGCTCATGCGGATATCTACCGCTGGGTTGATGATGGCGGCACGGTGCACTACTCGAACACCCCGCAGCCCGAGGCCAGCCAGCGCGAGCGCCGCGTATTTGATTCCCACGGCCTGATGCGGGAGATCATACCCGCTCCCCCTACCGCCGAGGAGCGTGAGCAGGCCCGGGCCGAACAGGAACGTGCGCAGCAAGAGCTGGAGGCCGCGCGTCAGGCGCGGGCCGACCGGGTGGCGCGCGAGCGTCAGCTGCGTCAGGCCTACGAGAATCTGGACGAGATCGAAGAACTGCGCGCGCGCCGCGAGGCGGCCATTGGTGGCGATATTGCGCGTTCCGAGGCGCAGGAGATCACCCTCTTGCGCGAGCGCGAGCGTATTCGTCGTCAGTATGAGTCCAGCGAGTCCGCGTCGGCGCGCGCACGGTTCGAGGTGCAATTGGAGGATTTGGAGGTGCGTATCGACCGCGAGCGCGCCTACCGTCGCGGGCAGGAAGATCGCCTCGCCGCCATCCAGCAGCGGCTGGATCTGGACCGTGAGGACTATCAGCGCCTGGTCGGCAACGGCGAAGGCTAG
- a CDS encoding cytochrome c oxidase subunit II encodes MLQSISLWLTILLVVPVTATFLWVAFSRPAAVDAGDLTARSYRLRDWSFWVLLAVVTPVFLYTLTLMPYGTDPEAEGVQAVNVTGHMWRWDLSQDEFRVGEPVQFRVTSQDVNHGFAIYDEDMTLLTQTQAMPGYTNILEYTFEQPGTYQVLCLEYCGVAHHAMVAELTVTE; translated from the coding sequence ATGCTGCAATCCATCTCGCTGTGGTTGACGATCCTGCTGGTCGTCCCTGTAACGGCCACCTTTCTATGGGTCGCCTTTTCCCGCCCTGCTGCGGTCGATGCCGGTGATCTGACGGCCCGATCCTATCGCCTGCGCGACTGGAGCTTCTGGGTCCTGCTGGCGGTAGTCACCCCGGTGTTTCTGTACACCCTCACCCTGATGCCCTACGGCACCGATCCGGAGGCCGAGGGGGTGCAAGCCGTCAACGTGACCGGCCACATGTGGCGCTGGGACCTGTCGCAGGACGAGTTTCGCGTCGGTGAGCCGGTGCAGTTCCGCGTGACCAGCCAGGACGTGAACCACGGGTTCGCCATCTACGACGAGGACATGACCCTGCTGACCCAGACCCAGGCGATGCCGGGCTACACGAACATCCTCGAGTACACCTTCGAGCAGCCGGGTACCTACCAGGTCCTGTGCCTTGAATACTGCGGCGTCGCGCATCACGCGATGGTCGCTGAACTCACCGTCACGGAGTAA
- the argB gene encoding acetylglutamate kinase encodes MDTQTAHSVAHVLIEALPYIQRFAGKTIVIKYGGNAMTEDHLKASFARDIVLLKQVGVNPVVVHGGGPQIGQLLERLGKQTEFVNGLRVTDRETMDVVQMVLGGIVNQEIVSLINRFGGRAVGLTGKDGQMIRANPLRDYGASEGQPTVDLGHVGEVEGVDPAIVHTLDESDFIPVIAPIGFDRDGKAYNINADTAAEKLAVVLDAEKLFLLTNTPGVLDGNGELLPKLSAPQVDEMIRDGTIHGGMIPKIRCALDAVRSGVNATHIVDGRVEHAVLLELLTDEGVGTLISR; translated from the coding sequence ATGGATACCCAGACGGCCCATTCCGTAGCCCATGTCCTGATCGAGGCGCTGCCCTATATCCAGCGCTTCGCGGGCAAGACGATCGTGATCAAGTACGGCGGCAACGCCATGACCGAGGACCACCTGAAGGCCTCGTTCGCACGCGACATCGTGCTACTCAAGCAAGTGGGCGTGAATCCGGTGGTAGTGCATGGCGGGGGGCCGCAGATTGGCCAGCTGCTGGAACGGCTGGGCAAGCAGACAGAGTTCGTGAACGGTCTGCGCGTAACCGACCGCGAGACCATGGACGTGGTGCAGATGGTGCTCGGCGGGATCGTGAATCAGGAGATCGTCTCGCTGATCAACCGCTTCGGCGGGCGCGCGGTGGGCCTGACCGGCAAGGACGGCCAGATGATCCGTGCAAACCCGCTGCGCGACTACGGCGCCTCCGAGGGGCAGCCGACCGTGGACCTGGGCCATGTGGGCGAGGTCGAAGGGGTGGACCCCGCCATCGTGCATACCCTGGACGAGAGCGACTTCATCCCGGTGATCGCGCCGATCGGTTTCGACCGCGACGGCAAGGCCTACAACATCAATGCCGACACCGCGGCCGAGAAACTCGCGGTGGTGCTGGATGCGGAGAAGCTGTTCCTGCTGACCAACACCCCGGGTGTGCTGGACGGCAACGGCGAACTACTGCCCAAGCTGTCGGCCCCGCAGGTAGACGAGATGATCCGCGACGGGACGATCCACGGCGGGATGATCCCGAAGATCCGCTGCGCGCTGGATGCCGTGCGCAGCGGCGTCAACGCCACGCATATCGTCGATGGCCGGGTGGAACACGCGGTGCTGCTGGAGCTTCTGACCGACGAGGGCGTGGGCACCCTGATCAGTCGTTAA
- the metH gene encoding methionine synthase, giving the protein MTATRNDIEKALKERILILDGGMGTTIQLYKLEEADYRGERFKDWESDLKGNNDLLSLTRPDIIEQIHNDYLEAGADIIEANTFNGTRIAMADYHMEDLVPELNRESAKLARKAADAWTEKTPDKPRYVAGILGPTNRTASISPDVNDPGARNVDFDTLVESYKEAAEALVEGGVDILLIETVFDTLNAKAAIFAVKTLEDELGKELPIMISGTITDASGRTLSGQTTEAFWNSVRHANPVSIGLNCALGAKEMRQYVEELSRIADTHVSAHPNAGLPNEFGDYDESPEQMAADVGPWAEQGLLNIIGGCCGTLPEHIRAMREAVEKFPPRKVPEIAPACRLSGLEPCNITDDSLFVNVGERTNVTGSRKFLRLIQNEEYDVALEVALNQVEGGAQIIDINMDEGMLESQDAMVRFLNLLAGEPDIARVPVMIDSSKFEIIEAGLKCVQGKAVVNSISMKEGEENFIKQAQLCRRYGAAIVVMAFDEDGQADNEDRRVEICTRAYRLLTEKVGFPAEDIIFDPNIFAVATGIEEHNNYGVDFIEATRRIKQDLPHALVSGGVSNVSFSFRGNEPVREAIHAVFLYHAIKAGMDMGIVNAGQLAVYDDIDEKLKEAVEDVVLNRRDDATERLLDLSEEYKGQGGGKKEENLEWREWEVTKRLEHSLVKGIDTYVVEDTEEARQQYDRPIQVIEGPLMDGMNVVGDLFGEGKMFLPQVVKSARVMKKAVAHLIPYIEAEKTGTENNGKILMATVKGDVHDIGKNIVGVVLQCNNFEVIDIGVMQPGAEILKAAKEHDVDVIGLSGLITPSLEEMANFAADLEREGMTTPLMIGGATTSRAHTAVKIEPNYSGPVVWVKDASRAVGVAQSLISPELRENYAAEIREEYEKLRVQNAGRKKKTQWVTLEKARANKPQIDWSSYTPTKPKALETDKLPGEPKVLHPHGDGSVLLRFDDFDLNEVRNFIDWTPFFHSWQLHAAYPRILDDEKVGEEARKLFKDGQEMLDRMIEEKWVTLRGVVGFFPANTVNDDDIEVYTDESRSKVLKKLHHLRQQTEKRRGQPSHSLADFLMPKEAGGPDYLGAFAVSAGGDVDAKAEEYEKANDDYHAILVKSLADRLAEAFAECMHQYVRKHYWGYVPDEALENEDLIDEKYQGIRPAPGYPACPEHTEKGTLWELLQADEHADMTLTESYAMLPVSAVSGWYFAHPESRYFGLGKVNRDQVEDYAKRKGMSFEEAERWLAPNIGYDDSDEAKAEARAEREARSA; this is encoded by the coding sequence ATGACGGCAACGCGAAACGACATCGAGAAAGCGCTGAAAGAGCGCATCCTGATTCTGGACGGCGGGATGGGCACGACCATCCAGCTGTACAAGCTGGAGGAGGCCGACTATCGCGGCGAGCGCTTCAAGGACTGGGAATCCGACCTGAAGGGCAACAACGACCTGCTGTCGCTGACCCGTCCGGACATCATCGAGCAGATCCACAACGACTATCTCGAGGCCGGCGCCGACATCATCGAGGCCAACACCTTCAACGGTACCCGCATCGCGATGGCGGACTACCACATGGAGGACCTGGTCCCCGAGCTGAACCGCGAATCCGCGAAGCTCGCGCGCAAGGCCGCCGATGCCTGGACCGAGAAGACCCCGGACAAGCCGCGTTACGTGGCTGGCATCCTCGGCCCGACCAACCGTACCGCGTCGATCTCCCCGGACGTGAACGACCCGGGCGCGCGCAACGTCGATTTCGACACCCTGGTCGAGTCCTACAAGGAGGCCGCCGAGGCCCTGGTCGAGGGCGGGGTGGATATCCTGCTGATCGAGACGGTCTTCGACACCCTGAACGCCAAGGCCGCGATCTTCGCGGTGAAGACGCTGGAAGACGAGCTCGGGAAGGAACTTCCGATCATGATCTCCGGCACCATCACCGACGCCTCCGGCCGTACCCTGTCCGGTCAGACCACCGAGGCCTTCTGGAACTCGGTGCGTCACGCGAACCCGGTCTCCATCGGCCTGAACTGCGCGCTGGGCGCGAAGGAAATGCGCCAGTACGTGGAAGAGCTGTCGCGCATTGCCGACACCCACGTCTCCGCGCACCCCAACGCCGGTCTGCCGAACGAGTTCGGTGACTACGACGAATCCCCGGAGCAGATGGCTGCGGACGTCGGCCCCTGGGCCGAGCAGGGCCTGCTGAACATCATCGGCGGCTGCTGCGGCACGCTGCCGGAGCACATCCGCGCGATGCGCGAGGCGGTGGAGAAGTTCCCGCCGCGCAAGGTGCCGGAGATCGCCCCGGCCTGCCGTCTGTCCGGCCTCGAGCCGTGCAACATCACCGACGACTCGCTGTTCGTGAACGTCGGCGAGCGCACCAACGTGACCGGCTCGCGCAAGTTCCTGCGCCTGATCCAGAACGAGGAATACGACGTCGCGCTGGAAGTCGCGCTGAACCAGGTCGAGGGCGGCGCCCAGATCATCGACATCAACATGGACGAGGGGATGCTGGAGTCGCAGGACGCGATGGTCCGCTTCCTGAATCTCTTGGCTGGTGAGCCGGACATCGCCCGCGTGCCGGTGATGATCGACTCCTCCAAGTTCGAGATCATCGAGGCCGGCCTGAAGTGTGTGCAGGGCAAGGCGGTGGTCAACTCGATCTCCATGAAGGAGGGCGAGGAGAACTTCATCAAGCAGGCCCAGCTGTGCCGTCGCTACGGCGCCGCGATCGTGGTCATGGCCTTCGACGAGGACGGCCAGGCCGATAACGAAGACCGCCGCGTCGAGATCTGCACCCGTGCCTACAGGCTGCTGACCGAGAAGGTCGGCTTCCCGGCCGAGGACATCATCTTCGACCCGAACATCTTCGCGGTCGCGACCGGTATCGAGGAGCACAACAACTACGGCGTGGACTTCATCGAGGCCACCCGTCGCATCAAGCAGGACCTGCCGCACGCGCTGGTCTCCGGCGGCGTGTCCAACGTGTCGTTCTCCTTCCGCGGTAACGAGCCGGTGCGCGAGGCGATCCACGCGGTGTTCCTGTACCACGCCATCAAGGCGGGCATGGACATGGGGATCGTCAACGCCGGCCAGCTGGCGGTCTATGACGACATCGACGAGAAGCTGAAGGAAGCGGTCGAGGACGTGGTCCTGAACCGTCGCGATGACGCGACCGAGCGACTGCTTGACCTGTCCGAGGAGTACAAGGGCCAGGGCGGCGGCAAGAAGGAAGAGAACCTCGAGTGGCGCGAATGGGAAGTCACCAAGCGCCTCGAGCACTCGCTGGTCAAGGGCATCGACACCTACGTGGTCGAGGATACCGAAGAGGCGCGTCAGCAGTACGACCGCCCGATCCAGGTGATCGAGGGCCCGCTGATGGACGGCATGAACGTGGTCGGCGACCTGTTTGGCGAGGGCAAGATGTTCCTGCCGCAGGTGGTCAAGTCCGCGCGCGTGATGAAGAAGGCCGTGGCCCACCTGATCCCGTACATCGAGGCCGAGAAGACCGGCACCGAGAACAACGGCAAGATTCTGATGGCCACGGTGAAGGGCGACGTCCACGACATCGGCAAGAACATCGTCGGCGTGGTCCTGCAGTGCAACAACTTCGAGGTCATCGACATCGGCGTGATGCAGCCCGGTGCGGAGATCCTGAAGGCGGCCAAGGAGCATGACGTCGACGTCATTGGCCTGTCCGGCCTGATCACCCCCTCGCTGGAGGAGATGGCCAACTTCGCCGCAGATCTCGAGCGCGAAGGCATGACGACGCCGCTGATGATCGGGGGTGCCACCACCTCGCGCGCCCACACCGCGGTCAAGATCGAGCCGAACTACTCCGGCCCGGTGGTCTGGGTGAAGGACGCCTCGCGCGCGGTGGGCGTGGCCCAGAGCCTGATCAGCCCCGAACTGCGCGAGAACTACGCCGCCGAGATCCGCGAGGAATACGAAAAACTGCGCGTGCAGAACGCCGGGCGCAAGAAGAAGACCCAGTGGGTCACCCTGGAGAAGGCGCGCGCCAACAAGCCGCAGATCGACTGGTCGAGCTATACCCCGACCAAGCCGAAGGCGCTGGAAACCGACAAGCTGCCGGGCGAGCCGAAGGTGCTGCACCCGCATGGCGACGGCTCCGTGCTGCTGCGCTTCGACGACTTCGACCTGAACGAGGTCAGGAACTTTATCGACTGGACGCCGTTCTTCCACTCCTGGCAGCTGCACGCCGCCTACCCGCGCATCCTCGATGACGAGAAGGTGGGCGAAGAGGCGCGCAAGCTATTCAAGGATGGCCAGGAGATGCTCGATCGCATGATCGAGGAGAAGTGGGTCACCCTGCGTGGTGTAGTCGGCTTCTTCCCGGCGAATACCGTCAATGATGACGACATCGAGGTCTACACCGACGAGAGCCGCTCGAAGGTGCTGAAGAAGCTGCACCACCTGCGTCAGCAGACCGAGAAGCGCCGTGGTCAGCCGAGCCACTCGCTGGCCGACTTCCTGATGCCGAAGGAGGCTGGTGGTCCGGACTACCTGGGTGCGTTTGCGGTCAGCGCCGGTGGCGACGTCGATGCCAAGGCCGAGGAATACGAGAAGGCCAACGACGATTACCACGCGATCCTCGTGAAGAGCCTGGCGGACCGTCTGGCCGAGGCCTTTGCCGAGTGCATGCACCAGTATGTGCGCAAGCACTACTGGGGCTATGTCCCGGACGAGGCGCTCGAAAACGAAGACCTGATCGACGAGAAGTACCAGGGCATCCGTCCGGCCCCGGGCTACCCGGCCTGCCCCGAGCACACCGAGAAGGGCACGCTCTGGGAACTGCTGCAGGCCGACGAGCACGCGGACATGACGCTCACCGAGAGCTACGCGATGCTGCCGGTCTCGGCCGTATCGGGCTGGTACTTCGCCCATCCGGAGTCGCGCTACTTCGGTCTGGGCAAGGTCAACCGCGACCAGGTCGAGGACTACGCCAAGCGCAAGGGCATGTCGTTCGAGGAGGCCGAGCGCTGGCTCGCGCCGAACATCGGCTACGACGACAGCGACGAGGCCAAGGCGGAAGCCAGGGCCGAGCGCGAGGCCCGGTCGGCCTGA
- a CDS encoding sulfite exporter TauE/SafE family protein, with amino-acid sequence MTILEHLGLLFIAILANGFSALAGGGAGLLQLPVLIFLGLPYPVALATHKIATVALGAGASLRHLKQSTFEPARLAVILAAGLPGVLIGAWLVLGIPPRAGEIALGLLTIALGWYSWRRPQLGQAVRETDKTLHHAVIGALGLFIIGILNGSLASGTGLMVTLWLVRWYGMSYTQAVGYTMVLVGLVWNGAGALLLGTFGTVQWDWLPALLVGSFIGGYLGAALAHRYGNRLVKRTFEVVTVLTGIALLAPVP; translated from the coding sequence ATGACCATACTCGAACACCTCGGCCTGCTTTTCATCGCCATCCTGGCGAATGGATTCTCCGCCCTTGCGGGCGGCGGGGCCGGCCTGTTGCAGTTGCCGGTCCTCATTTTCCTGGGACTCCCCTATCCCGTTGCCCTGGCCACACACAAGATTGCCACCGTTGCGCTGGGCGCCGGGGCCAGTCTGCGGCACCTCAAGCAAAGCACATTCGAACCGGCACGCCTAGCCGTCATTCTTGCGGCCGGTCTTCCCGGGGTGCTGATCGGTGCCTGGCTGGTATTGGGGATCCCCCCGCGGGCCGGCGAGATCGCCCTGGGCCTGCTGACGATTGCACTGGGCTGGTACTCCTGGCGCCGGCCGCAACTAGGGCAGGCCGTTCGCGAGACCGACAAGACGCTGCACCACGCCGTGATCGGTGCATTGGGGCTGTTCATCATCGGCATCCTGAACGGCTCGCTGGCCTCCGGCACCGGACTCATGGTGACACTCTGGCTGGTGCGCTGGTACGGGATGAGCTACACCCAGGCGGTCGGGTACACCATGGTACTGGTGGGGCTGGTCTGGAATGGCGCCGGGGCCCTGTTGCTCGGCACCTTCGGCACCGTCCAGTGGGATTGGCTGCCGGCGCTGCTGGTCGGCAGTTTCATTGGCGGCTATCTGGGGGCGGCCCTGGCCCACCGCTACGGCAACCGGCTGGTCAAGCGGACATTCGAGGTGGTGACCGTGCTGACCGGGATCGCTCTACTGGCCCCGGTGCCCTGA